In Desulfobacteraceae bacterium, the following are encoded in one genomic region:
- the aroC gene encoding chorismate synthase, translating into MSSTFGTLFRVTTFGESHCKGVGAVVDGCPPRMALSEADIQPQLDRRRPGQSRLTTDRREADAVTILSGVENGRTLGTPIALFVANRDQRPDDYRDLQSVPRPSHADFTYQMKYGIRAASGGGRSSARETVGRVAAGAIAEKYLREAFGVEIVAWVQAVGELAAEGIDPETVSREAVDASAVRCPDGRSAEAMQAAIVDAREAADSLGGVVACVCRRVPVGLGEPVFDKFEARLAQAMLSIPATKGFEIGSGFAGSRMRGSRHNDPFVFKSGRLGTATNYSGGIQGGISNGEPVFFRVAFKPPATIGLAQETVDFDGNPAVLAAKGRHDPCVVPRAVPIVEAMAALVIGDLALRQKMRA; encoded by the coding sequence ATGTCCAGCACCTTCGGCACCCTATTCAGGGTCACCACCTTTGGCGAGTCCCACTGCAAGGGTGTCGGCGCGGTCGTCGACGGCTGCCCGCCGCGGATGGCCCTCAGCGAGGCCGACATCCAGCCCCAGCTCGACCGGCGCCGGCCGGGTCAGAGCCGGCTGACCACCGACCGCCGGGAAGCCGACGCCGTGACGATCCTCTCCGGCGTCGAAAACGGCCGCACCCTGGGGACTCCCATCGCGCTTTTCGTGGCCAACCGCGACCAGCGCCCGGACGACTACCGGGACCTGCAGTCCGTTCCGCGCCCCTCCCACGCCGACTTCACCTACCAGATGAAATACGGCATCCGCGCCGCCAGCGGCGGCGGCCGCTCCAGCGCGCGCGAGACCGTCGGGCGGGTGGCGGCCGGTGCGATTGCCGAGAAATACCTGCGGGAGGCCTTCGGGGTGGAGATCGTCGCCTGGGTGCAGGCGGTGGGGGAACTCGCCGCCGAGGGGATCGACCCGGAAACGGTCAGCCGTGAGGCGGTGGATGCCAGCGCGGTGCGCTGCCCGGACGGTCGAAGCGCCGAAGCGATGCAGGCCGCGATCGTGGACGCGCGCGAGGCGGCCGACTCCCTGGGCGGGGTGGTGGCCTGCGTTTGCCGGCGGGTGCCGGTGGGGCTGGGCGAGCCGGTCTTCGACAAATTCGAGGCCCGCCTGGCCCAGGCCATGCTGTCGATCCCGGCCACCAAGGGGTTTGAAATCGGCTCCGGCTTTGCCGGCAGCCGGATGCGCGGCTCCCGCCACAACGACCCGTTCGTTTTCAAATCAGGGCGCCTGGGGACCGCCACCAATTACAGCGGCGGCATCCAGGGGGGCATCTCCAACGGCGAGCCGGTTTTTTTCCGGGTGGCCTTCAAGCCGCCGGCCACCATCGGGCTGGCCCAGGAGACGGTGGATTTCGACGGCAACCCGGCCGTTCTGGCGGCCAAGGGGCGGCACGACCCGTGCGTCGTGCCGCGGGCGGTGCCCATCGTCGAAGCCATGGCCGCCCTGGTGATAGGTGATCTCGCCTTGCGGCAAAAAATGCGTGCCTGA
- a CDS encoding flavodoxin domain-containing protein, whose product MKKVVVAYTSRTGKTETMANFIAEGVRMSGHTADVKKLGDIKSEKDLEGYDGFIFGCPTYHRDMTGNMKTFLFLAEKANLLGKMGGAFGSYTHSGDAPGRIYDTMMHVFKMDMVDLGSLNLLEHVVGTPDGNRACQDYGRAVAAKLPA is encoded by the coding sequence ATGAAAAAGGTAGTCGTGGCCTACACCAGTCGGACCGGCAAGACCGAAACCATGGCCAATTTCATCGCCGAGGGGGTCCGCATGAGCGGGCACACCGCGGATGTCAAGAAATTGGGGGATATCAAAAGCGAAAAGGACCTGGAGGGCTATGACGGTTTCATTTTCGGCTGCCCCACCTACCACCGGGACATGACCGGCAACATGAAGACCTTTCTTTTCCTGGCGGAAAAGGCCAACCTGCTGGGCAAGATGGGCGGCGCCTTCGGCTCCTACACCCACAGCGGGGATGCCCCCGGCCGAATCTACGACACCATGATGCATGTCTTCAAGATGGACATGGTGGACCTGGGTTCGCTGAACCTCTTGGAGCACGTGGTGGGCACCCCCGACGGCAACCGTGCCTGCCAGGACTACGGTCGGGCTGTGGCCGCCAAACTGCCGGCCTGA